The sequence GATGGAGTCGTCAAGGAACTAGCCACGGCGGCGCGAGACCTTGCCAGTACGGCTAAAACGGCCTCCAAGGCTGCGACTTCAACCAAGACATACACAGGTGACGACACTGATTCTTTTTCAGCCTGTCGCCAGTTTTTTGCAGGTGGAAAACCACCAGTTGTCGCTCCACGACCGACCAACCGCGACCTCTGCTACGACGCATTTGCCATCCTGCACTCTGGCGAAAGCAAAACTGCTGTTTTCGTCGCTGAAAAGCTCAACCGCGCATCCATAGCTGATGCCGACGAAAAGCGAACCAACAAGTTTTTCCCAGATGCACGGCTACGTTCTGCCGAACGGGCAACACTCGATGACTACAAGGGGAGTGGTTTCGACAGGGGGCACCTTGCGCCAGCAGGAGATATGCCTACCGCGCAGGCGATGGCTCAAAGCTTCTCATTGGCAAATATGGTGCCACAAGCCCCAGAACACAACCGTGGCGTATGGGCGAAGTCGGTTGAGGCTGCCACACGCAAATATGCAGCAAGGGCTACAGGAGACGTTTACGTCATCACTGGGCCTGTTTACGAACCAAGTATTGCGCAAAGTCAGAGCATCGGTCCCGGTAAGGTACGCGTTCCAAAGTACCTTTTCAAGCTTGTCTACGACCAAGACACAAACCGGGCGTGGGCACATTGGCACCTGAATGAGGATGCAACGCGAGGCTCAAAGCCGATTAGCTACTCTGAATTGGTCAAACGTACCGGAATTGAATTTCTACCCGGAGTGAATGCAAATGATTGAAGCATCCAGTCTGCCATTGAAGTGGCATTTTGTTCATTGCCCCAGCCCATTGTTGCTTCCTTGACCGTTTAACTTCACCAAACCCCAAGTCTATCGGCTTAACTATGTGTGTAATCGGATGCTGCTAAGCATCGCGATGCTTTACGTCAAAAATCAATCTTTAGCATTCAGTAATCACATTGAAAACATCTAAAGGTGCATTCAAGTATCGAAAGCATGTTTGATAAGCTGTTAAGGCCAAGCCCTGAAGCAGATATAAGATCAAGCGCAGTGACCTTACCCATCAATAAACTGAAAAAATAACAAGTGACAAAGTTCTCCGCCTGCTCTTTCACGACTATTATTCGTAAGCCTAGGAGTTGGACTATCACCAATTTCTCAATTAAAAAATCCAAGGAGAACTAGTTTGAGCGATCACGAAGATTTGTGGGGCGCTGAGGGAATATTAGGATTTCCTATAAATTGCAACGCAGTGCTTGCACACCTAAAACAAGACATGAGGGATGATTGGTTTTTTGACGCCATTCAATATAAAGATCTCCTATCGACAAAAAAAGATCTCAAGAGCACATTATCTCACCTCCTACTCGAAGGAAACGGTTCATATACAGGAGATAACAGAATAGTGTACGACATACCAAAAAAAGGGCTTGGTATACGATACGCACTAGAGACAGATTTCTATGACAGATTTATTTATCAAGCTGTATGCTCTTATCTGATTCCATTCTTTGACCCTCTACTCTCACATAGAGTACTAGGACATCGATACAACAAAAACAGGCTTGAAGAAAAATATTTATTCAAAAATAGAATCGAACTTTGGAAAACATTTGAAGGAGTAACATATACTGCCTTCAGAGACAAAAAAGCTTTACTCGCAACTGACCTGATAAATTACTTCGAAAATATAACAACAGAAAAAATAAAAGAAGCATTCGAAAGTAAGCTGCCAAACATCCACGCCAGCGGCAAGGAAAAATTAAAAATACGCAATGCTATAACTACACTTTGTGACTTATTAGTAAAATGGAGTTACAGTGAAAAACATGGTCTTCCACAAAATAGAGATTCATCTTCATTTATCGCGAACATGGTATTAAACGATATAGATCATGAAATGAAGCGACGGGGTTATGACTATTATCGTTATGTAGACGATATAAAAATAATATGCGATTCCCCTCGACATGCACGCAAAATATTATCTGAATTAATTAAAGAACTACGTAAAGTTGGGATGAACATAAATTCATCAAAAACAAAAGTTCTAACGGCAGAGGAAAAACCTGATGTATTAGCAGAATTCTTCCCTAACACCGATGATAGAAGTACAGCCATAGACAATATGTGGCGATCAAAAAGTCGCAGAGTGATTACTAGATCTGTGCCATTAATTTGTGAAATGCTCAAAGAATGCATTGACAAGAAAGAAAGTCAATCAAGACAGTTTAGATTCGCAGTCAATCGGTTGAGCATGCTTGTTGAAGCTGAAATATTCGATGTCAAATCAGAAATAGCGCAATCTCTTGTAAAAATAATAACTGATACGCTGGAAGAGCAGCCAGCATCGACTGATCAATACTGTCGAATATTGTCAATATTAGACTTAGATCCAGAATCCTTACTGGAAATAGAAAAATACATTGCGAACGACGCGCGATCAATTCATCAATGGCAAAATTACCATTTATGGTTCATGCTTGCTAAGAAAAAATACAAGTCAGACCTTCTGACAATGGCAGCAAAAGATCGAATACGGAATACACCACTTTCAGCCGAAATACCTGCAATATTTATATATCTATACTGCACAGAAGGAAGTGATGCTATTAAGGAGTTTATTCCTCTCTTTTCAAACGATTGGCCATATCAGCACAAGAGGCATCTTCTTTTCGCTGCAAAAAACTTATCAAAAGAAGATCTGCGGCCATTAGTAGACCACATCTCGACAAAAATCAAAACAACAATACAAAGAGCATCTCCATACTTTTTATCTGATGGAACACCTCTCCTTTCAATAGAAAAAGTTAATCTTTTTGAACTGTATGACAATGTCAATCCATACGATTAAACTATGAAAAAAGTCTTACTCTTTTCCAAAGATTTCGCTGATCAGGGAGGTGATAAATACTATATTTGGAACAATCAAAACTTAACTGAAAAATCGGCAGCGGAAATATGTGATGAAAATGACCAAATTATTTGTCATGATTACTGGTTAATTGCTCCAAGCATCGTAAAAAAGGAATGTCGATTACCATGTAATGTCATTGACATCCATGAATTTAGTATTGCAATATCGGGAATAAAGCAAAACCGAAAAATTCGTGAACGTGGAGAAATCCGCGATTTTCTAAAGAAAATACCAAAGATAGCGCACCTAGAAGCAGAAGCAGAAGCAGAAGCAGAAGCAGAAGCAGCAACCATATCAGCTTACTTAGATATTTTTTACAAGAAAAAACCACTGAATTTGCAAATTTTGACTGATGTGGCCAAAATAATTCAAGTTCGATGGCTAGAACTCGAAAAGCTTGCTGAATCTCTTGGGGAGCTTCAAAGACAGAATGAGGTTGAAATTCCGATCTTTAACATTCTTCATAAAAACATTACACCCGGTATTAGAATAAATCAAGAAAATCTAAGAGAGCATAAAAAAGATATCGAATACGAATACTACAAGACGCTTAAGGATTTCTCCAATAAATATGATCTTCCACTTGAAGATCCTAACGATCAAACCGTTATAGATTATCTAGAATATCGAGATTTTGATTTCTCAGGTATTTCTGTTGATTATATGTTGCAGTTTGTTCCCACTCCTGATGGCTTCGCAGAAGCTGTAATCAATTTAAGAAAAATAAGTGCATCCCGACATCTACTTTCTGCTCTAACTTTATCAAAAAAATACTCAACCCCTGTAATTGACTTGTTCGGCTCGATAACTTCAAGAATTTACTTTAAAGATCCAGTATTTCAAAATATATCTAAACGGCATCGCGATGTTATTTGTCCAAATGGAAGCAATTTATTGTCGTACGTGGATTACGATCAATTTGAAGTTGGGGTAATGGCAGCGCTTTCTGAGGATGAAATATTGCTTTCACTATACTCAGGAGAAGACCTATACGAATCACTTTTAGAGCAATTATTCGGTGAAAAAAATCAAAGAAAGTTTGCAAAAAGGCTCTTCCTTTCTTATGCATACGGAATGAAATTAAATAGAATTTCCGATGCCGCACATGCTAAAGGTGTTGAAAGGGGAAAAGTAAAGGAATTTTTTCGGAAACTTACAACCTTTGAAAAATGGAAGGCAGATTTGCAAGAACAATTCCATAAGAATGGATGCATCAGCACTTCAGAGGGTAATTTTCTTAGGAGAAATGTCACTGGCCAGCTATCAGAAAAGGAAAAAAGATCCTGCATTAGTCAAGTTGTACAAGGGACTGCCTCTCTAATCTTCAAAAAGGCTCTCCTTGCTCTGGATAAGATAGATGGGTTTCGCATACTTGTACCTATGCACGATGCTGTACTGGTTGAGCATTCAGCCCACCTCGATCCCGCGTTATTAGTAGATGTTTTCAGTCAAGTTATGACAGATCACTTTGGGGGAAAAATAAAAGGCAAAGCTTCTTTAGAGAAGTTTTTTTTGCCCAAGGTTGGAAACTAACTTGGATGAAAGTGTTGCTCACTTTTTCCTCTAGTTTAAAAACAACTGAGTTTGGCATTTCGATCAATGGCTTCTAAAACTTCTTGCTGTTATGTCATGCAAGCAATCTATGAAGCAAAGAAAATTTCACTATAATTCCATCGATTGGTCAAATTGCTCGACTTCACAATCGGAACGAATTCCTGATATCGAGCCACCACACACTGCGAGAGACATTGATTGCGCAGACAGATAGCGATGATGTGTTACGTCGAGCTTTCCTGTATCATTTCCACGGTCGTGCAGTAGCTACTTTCTTTTATGTATGGAAACCGGACAAAATGAATGAAGTTTTATTTTTGTGGTGGAATTGAAAATTACTCACGATTATCCGTTTGGAGGAAGGTTGACTTCCTCAGATAGAGTCAACTCCGGCTTGAATTTTGATTTGACCGCCGAAGATTCGCAATTTCGATTTGTAACTTTTCGATTTGAAGTTCCACAATTTTGTCATCGCGTTGCTGAATTTTTTTATGCCACCTATCCGCGCCGTAGAGGCTAAGAATAGATCCAATCGCAATAACTGCACCAAGTAGCAAATTTAAGACTTTTTCATTTTCCATCGCTATTTCGCGAAGCTTCTTGTTTAGCGCCAACAGATCATCCTCGGACTTATTTCGTTGAGCTTTCGATTCAAGACCAATTACTAACTCGCTATACCTGACCTTTCGATCAAGGGTCGTGGTGTAGTTCGATGCGAAAGAAAAGATGGATACAAGTATCAGTGCAAGCCCAAACAGGCAAGAAAACTTGTAAATATTGTCAGTTGGGATAGTGAGGGATGGGGTCATTTCGAATTGCAGCTAAAGATCATGGTCAATGTGGAAATGCATTATTGCTCTCATTGCTATGCCCATTTCAAGTTACCCGACACTGGCTGATTTCTCAGTATTTAGATACGTGTACACGGTTTCCCGGCTGACTCCGAACTCCCGAGCAAGGACAGTCTTTTTCTCTCCAGCACCAGCACGACGCTGAAGTTCAAGAACCCGCTCTTTGGTCAGCGAAGCTTTTCGACCTTTGTACTTACCCTCGACCTTTGCAATTTGGATGCCCTCACGCTGACGTTCAAGGATGATGGACCGTTCGAATTCGGCAACGGCACCCAGCATCGACAACAGCAGATTTGACATGGGCGAATCTTCACCCGTGAATGAAAGACCTTCTTTGTGAAATCTGACCAAGACTCCACGGCTGGTCAGGTCTTTGACAATGCGGCGAAGGTCATCAAGATTGCGACAGAGGCGGTCCATTGAGTGAACGTGAAGCGTGTCACCTTCGCGCAGATGGGCAAGGCATGCTGTCAATTGTGGTCGGTCAACATTTTTCCCGGATGCTTTGTCTTCGAAAATTTTATGAAGGGAAACACCATCCAGTTGTCGGGCGGTATTTTGGATGATGGTCGAAACACGAACGTATCCAACATTTTGACCTGTCATCGTTTTACTCCTTATAGGGTCTTTTCGCCCGAATCTGTAAGGATAGATTCTAAGACTTAATGGACGTTCTGTCAAAGAAATAAGATAACCACCCTAGATACGCACTTTGTCTATCAAATCGAATTGTCCAGTTAGGATGTAGTCAAAACGGACAGAAATATTTAGTATAAAATAAGTTAAAAAATGTAACTGCATCTCAAGAAGTCGTTTGAGAATTAAAAAGTTGATTTATTAGAGATCAACATAACCATCAATAAATGATATGAATGAATTAAGGAAAGAAACAATTAAGCAAATTTTGCTTGGTGCCAACCTTGATTTTCAATGTGAAGTTGTATCGCAGTCATTTATGGACAATGGTTGGACATTACATCCAGTATATTTTAATGAAAAAATAGTCGGAGGCATTGTCGAAAAAGATGGAAGTATTCACACATCAATTTCACCTGATTATCAAAAAAAATGGAATCCTCGACCATATATTAAATCTATTCTTTATCCTGCTTTGGATAAATATGGTATTTTGTACTCAGAAGCACTAAAAAGTGATCATAGAGCTATTAAATGGTTAACTAAACTTGGTTTTATTTATTTAAAAGATGATAGTGAAAAAATATTCTTTCAGTTAAAAGAAGTTATCTATAAATTTTAAGGTTTTAAGGTTTTAAGGTTTTAAGGTTTTAAGGTTTTAAGGTTTTAAGGTTTTAAGGTTTTAAGGTTTTAAGGTTTTAAGGTTTTAAGGTTTTAAGGTTTTAAGGTTTTAAGGTTTTAAGGTTTTAAGGTTTTAAGCGATACTGCTTGGAATTTAAGTAATTCAATTTTTATCATTAATTAAATATTATGCCAATAGTTGCAGTTTTTATTCCATTACTTACATCGGCTGCTGGTGCTGCAAGTGCAGCAGCAGCGGCGGCGGCCGCCGCCGCATCAGGGGCAGCAGCAGCAGCAGCAGCAGCGGCAGCAGCGGCAGCAGCGGCGGGAACAGCCATAGGTGCAGCAGCAGCTTCAGTTGGAACAGCAGCAGTAGGGGCAATTGGAAGTACGGCTGTAGGCTCCGCAGCATTGGGTGCTGCATCAACAGCGTCTGCCGCAGTAGCAAGTGCAGGAACAGCATTAGCTGGTACAGCGGTAGGAACAGCAGTTACCGGCGCAGCTACTACAGTAGGAGGAATAGCTGCAACTGCTGTATCGTCAACTGTAAATTTGATTGGTGTACAAGGCGTTTATACATCAATAGGTGTTGCATCAGCTTATACAGGCTCAAATGTCTTAGATGGCTTTAAGAATATGACTGAAGCTGATTCAGTTATCGAAAAAGCAAGACAGGATTATTCTAAAGCCGTAAATGAATTAGAAACCAAAAAAATTGAAACAACAGCTAAACTTATTAAGTTAAATGAACATAAGTTAGTAATATATTCAACTCATATAAAAAATGCTGTAAATATTTTTAAAAAAATAATATCAACTAAAGAAAAATCTACTGATTTCTATGATAAAAATAAATTAGGCGCTTTGTTTGATAAATCGGAGCTCGATGTAATGAGCACCACAGCATATGAAGCAAGTGATATTTTAAGACAAGTTAAAAGTGGTTTGAGTTTGACTAGTGCTGCATCAACTGGAACGCTCGCATTCATGGGTCAATTTGGAATCGCTTCTACTGGTACAGCAATTTCTACACTTAGTGGTGCAGCAGCTACCAATGCAACGCTAGCAGCGTTAGGTGGGGGTGCAATAGCCTCCGGTGGAGGAGGAATGGCTTTAGGCTCAACCGTTCTAGGAGGCGTTACTGTTTTACCCGCTGCCATTGTTATGTCGTGGAGATATGCTAAAACTGCAGAAAAATCTTTGACGTTAGCTCATAAACAATATGCCGATACAAAAATAGAAATTGAGAACATTATAATTCAGTTTAATATTCTTAAACAAGGCGTTGATATAAGAATTGAAGAGCTAAACAGTACGTTAAGAAAATTAGGAGAAATATGCAAAAATAAAATTTTGCCAAATTTAAATACTGTTTATTTGGCAAAAAAGAATAGCGAAGGAAATATTTCTTTTGAATCATGTACTAATGATGAAAAATCTACAATTGCGTTGTCTGCACATTTCATACGCGAACTAAATTCAATTATGCGCGTAAAAGTACTTGATGAAAATGGAAATCCAAGCGAAACATCTAAGGATATTCTTTCAAAGATAAAAGCAGATTCTAAGATGAGTGAGGAAGCATGATATGACTCATATAAAAGAAATAGTTTCAAGCAACGAAAAAAAGAAAGAGCTTTCTAGCGAAGAATTTAATGGTTTAGTAGGTCTCATAAAATCTATGGTAGATGCAAAAAAAGAATACGCTATCGTAAAAGAGCAGGAGGCTACCAAAAGATATGCTATTAATTCTGATTTAAATAAGTATTTAGCAAAAGTAAATATACAAAAAGAAATTTTAGAAACGCATCTAGCTAATGAATTTAAAATTCGAAAAGAAGCTATCTCAGAAATTTTTTCAAGGCTAGACGTGGCTATTGATAGTGGTAACGATGCTATAGCGGTAGCAGCGTTAACGGCAATACATGGCATTGTTATTGCAAATCCTTTGGCAGGAATTGGTGAAATGAAAAAAGTTT comes from Polaromonas naphthalenivorans CJ2 and encodes:
- a CDS encoding recombinase family protein; translation: MTGQNVGYVRVSTIIQNTARQLDGVSLHKIFEDKASGKNVDRPQLTACLAHLREGDTLHVHSMDRLCRNLDDLRRIVKDLTSRGVLVRFHKEGLSFTGEDSPMSNLLLSMLGAVAEFERSIILERQREGIQIAKVEGKYKGRKASLTKERVLELQRRAGAGEKKTVLAREFGVSRETVYTYLNTEKSASVG
- a CDS encoding DNA polymerase, with product MKKVLLFSKDFADQGGDKYYIWNNQNLTEKSAAEICDENDQIICHDYWLIAPSIVKKECRLPCNVIDIHEFSIAISGIKQNRKIRERGEIRDFLKKIPKIAHLEAEAEAEAEAEAATISAYLDIFYKKKPLNLQILTDVAKIIQVRWLELEKLAESLGELQRQNEVEIPIFNILHKNITPGIRINQENLREHKKDIEYEYYKTLKDFSNKYDLPLEDPNDQTVIDYLEYRDFDFSGISVDYMLQFVPTPDGFAEAVINLRKISASRHLLSALTLSKKYSTPVIDLFGSITSRIYFKDPVFQNISKRHRDVICPNGSNLLSYVDYDQFEVGVMAALSEDEILLSLYSGEDLYESLLEQLFGEKNQRKFAKRLFLSYAYGMKLNRISDAAHAKGVERGKVKEFFRKLTTFEKWKADLQEQFHKNGCISTSEGNFLRRNVTGQLSEKEKRSCISQVVQGTASLIFKKALLALDKIDGFRILVPMHDAVLVEHSAHLDPALLVDVFSQVMTDHFGGKIKGKASLEKFFLPKVGN
- a CDS encoding BAR domain-containing protein, which produces MPIVAVFIPLLTSAAGAASAAAAAAAAAASGAAAAAAAAAAAAAAAGTAIGAAAASVGTAAVGAIGSTAVGSAALGAASTASAAVASAGTALAGTAVGTAVTGAATTVGGIAATAVSSTVNLIGVQGVYTSIGVASAYTGSNVLDGFKNMTEADSVIEKARQDYSKAVNELETKKIETTAKLIKLNEHKLVIYSTHIKNAVNIFKKIISTKEKSTDFYDKNKLGALFDKSELDVMSTTAYEASDILRQVKSGLSLTSAASTGTLAFMGQFGIASTGTAISTLSGAAATNATLAALGGGAIASGGGGMALGSTVLGGVTVLPAAIVMSWRYAKTAEKSLTLAHKQYADTKIEIENIIIQFNILKQGVDIRIEELNSTLRKLGEICKNKILPNLNTVYLAKKNSEGNISFESCTNDEKSTIALSAHFIRELNSIMRVKVLDENGNPSETSKDILSKIKADSKMSEEA
- a CDS encoding DNA/RNA non-specific endonuclease, encoding MTKRKTTKRSQSRTKFHLIYMLLALAIGLSLHSCADIPAGRELATKFGLDGVVKELATAARDLASTAKTASKAATSTKTYTGDDTDSFSACRQFFAGGKPPVVAPRPTNRDLCYDAFAILHSGESKTAVFVAEKLNRASIADADEKRTNKFFPDARLRSAERATLDDYKGSGFDRGHLAPAGDMPTAQAMAQSFSLANMVPQAPEHNRGVWAKSVEAATRKYAARATGDVYVITGPVYEPSIAQSQSIGPGKVRVPKYLFKLVYDQDTNRAWAHWHLNEDATRGSKPISYSELVKRTGIEFLPGVNAND
- a CDS encoding RNA-directed DNA polymerase; protein product: MSDHEDLWGAEGILGFPINCNAVLAHLKQDMRDDWFFDAIQYKDLLSTKKDLKSTLSHLLLEGNGSYTGDNRIVYDIPKKGLGIRYALETDFYDRFIYQAVCSYLIPFFDPLLSHRVLGHRYNKNRLEEKYLFKNRIELWKTFEGVTYTAFRDKKALLATDLINYFENITTEKIKEAFESKLPNIHASGKEKLKIRNAITTLCDLLVKWSYSEKHGLPQNRDSSSFIANMVLNDIDHEMKRRGYDYYRYVDDIKIICDSPRHARKILSELIKELRKVGMNINSSKTKVLTAEEKPDVLAEFFPNTDDRSTAIDNMWRSKSRRVITRSVPLICEMLKECIDKKESQSRQFRFAVNRLSMLVEAEIFDVKSEIAQSLVKIITDTLEEQPASTDQYCRILSILDLDPESLLEIEKYIANDARSIHQWQNYHLWFMLAKKKYKSDLLTMAAKDRIRNTPLSAEIPAIFIYLYCTEGSDAIKEFIPLFSNDWPYQHKRHLLFAAKNLSKEDLRPLVDHISTKIKTTIQRASPYFLSDGTPLLSIEKVNLFELYDNVNPYD